The sequence ATATGTCCATTAGTAGGTGAACCACTCACTGCCACTTCGACGGAAGCCGCCCCGTTCTTCCTTTGTTTACACTCTTCCAAACATAATTTAATGATTActaattttaatgaaaagaCCAGAAATTCATACTTCAAAAAAGGAGGGTAATAAATCACTAACAATTCGGAATACTGTAGAAAGATTAACTATTTcggtttttttttcctccctaaAATTGCTTCAATTTATGCCCACAAGAATACAATATccttttatagttttattccacttccataaatatatatatttttcaaaaaaaaatctttaccCTGTATAAATTATGGGTAATACTAACGAGTGTCTTAAAGACACtcgttaacaatctattttagaaaagttttaacatcacttttacgaaaaataaaaaaaaactgttaaaatattaattatttttttattttcatataaaatttttttttaattgaatttttaatcAGTGTTCTAAGGGCACTTGTTAGCATTTCTCATAAATTATAGTGTAAGAATACCCATTCCCAAAAGTATCTTGGACCCACAGTCTGTCCACATTTACTGCATTCCACGTGGCCATTACTTATATAAAACTCAGCACAAATAAAATAGTTCCGCTTTTTTCCCgaacccctctctctctctctctctcttggtttcTTGCACGTATCGCCTGCGGTTTTCTCCGTTGGAGTCGTCGGGGaattcaaagcaaagaaaaatgttttacgTGGAAAATATAATTCCCAGCACCGTTCGGTTCTTCCGGTGATAGCCAACTCGCGAGCTTTTTAAATACATATACAGCTTTCTCTCATTATTTATCAGGCTGCGCGCGGCTTCAATGGGGGAAGTGATATCAGAGGAAGCGGTGGTGTACCTTCACGGTGACCTCGATCTGAAAATCATCGAGGCTAAATGCTTGCCAAACATGGACTTAGTCTCAGAGCGCATGCGCCGATTCTTCGTTACGTTCAGGACGTGCCACACGCAGTTCAACAGAAAgaagcagcagcaacagcagcaGCATGCGCGCCACAAGATCATCACGAGCGATCCTTACGTGACGGTGTGCCTCGCCGGAGCCACCGTGGCCCGCACGCGCGTGATCTCCAACTCCCAAAGCCCCGCGTGGAACGAGCGCTTCAAGATCCCCCTAGCACACCCGGTCTCCGAAGTCGAATTCTACGTCAAAGACAACGACGTGTTCGGCGCCGATTTAATCGGCGTCGCCACCGTCTCCGCTCGCCGGATCCTCTCCGGCGAAACCATCAGCGAATGGCTGCCGATACTCAACTCGCTCGGCAAGCCTCCGAAACCGGACGCATCGCTCCGACTCGAAATGAGGTTCACGAAATGCGAGGACAATCCGATATACCGCATCGCGACCGATCCGGACCATTTCGGAGTCCGAAACTCCTACTTCCCGGCTCGGAAAGGCGGGTCGGTCACGCTCTACCAAGACGCGCACGTGCCGGAGTCGCTGTTGCCGGAGATAGAGTTAGACGGCGGGAAGGTTTTTCAGCACGATAGGTGTTGGGAAGATATATGTCACGCGATATTGGAGGCGCATCACTTGGTTTACATAGTCGGTTGGTCCGTTTTCCATAAGGTGAAATTAGTTAGAGAACCAACTAGGCCTTTGCCTTGTGGTGGTGAGTTGAGTTTGGGAGATTTGCTCAAGTACAAGTCCCAAGAAGGTGTGAGAGTTTTGCTTTTGGTTTGGGACGACAAAACTTCCCACAGCAAATTCTTCATTAACACGGTATTTATTACAACTATTCCTTTATCAACATTGGGCAAAGAGTTCTTACtgtacgaaaaaaaaaaaaatcaatggatttAAGTGATTTTTGGCTTAATTTGGATGTGCAGAATGGAGTGATGGCAACTCATGATGAAGAAACTCGCAAGTTTTTCAAGCACTCTTCGGTTACATGTGTGCTCTCACCTAGATATGCCAGCAGTAAGCTTAGCATTTTCAAACAACAGGCATGCCTTTTTTATATACTATGGTTCAGTACTTATTGCCTTCtttatatggttattttttacTAAATCAGCTTTGGTATTTCAATATTGTAATGTTTTGATATTATAGAAAACATCTtacttttaatattaaaaatagatggccattttaaaatttcaattgtaCTTAAGAGAGGTAAAACACCACTGTTCATGTAGTCTATTTCTTCCCTTgttccttttaattttcttccttTGTATTCAAATTTAGTCAACTACAAGGGCAAAAGAATGCATTgtctttcttaattttataaggaaattctaaaaaaattatttcttggTCTGCAAGAAagcctaaattttattttctagttgGATGATCGAACAAATTGATGACAATATTAATCTTGTGGCATCTATCTTCAGGTCGTTGGAACCCTTTTTACGCATCATCAGAAATGTGTGATTGTGGATACACAAGCATCTGGAAATAACAGGAAGATTACTTCTTTTATAGGAGGTCTAGACCTTTGCGATGGCCGCTATGATACTCCTGAGCATCGACTATTTCGTGATCTGGACACTGTATATGAGAATGATTATCACAACCCAACATTTTCTGTGAGCATTTGCATCCTTGGAACTTTTAGTCTTTTTAACTATAGCAGGCTACTTTTTGTGTTCTTCCTTGTACCTTGTTCATTTTAAGATTTCTTTGTGATTGTTAGTAAATATATTTTCCAGTCAGTAATAAGGAGAATAATAAGCTTTTGTGTAAATCTGTTAATGAATGGGCTGCATCATTCCTTACCTGTTCTGGTCATTGACATACATACATGTCATTGCCATATATGAGTTATTTTTATGTgatattcagaaaaaaaaaaattgccacatTATGATTATTGTGATTCCACAACTTGGAGCTGTGTAATTATTTTTGGCAACTTACAGTTTGGATGAACTTTCTGTTCAAATAATAGGCGGGAACTAAGGGTCCAAGGCAACCATGGCATGATTTACATTGTAAAATTGAAGGGCCTGCTGCATATGATGTGCTCACTAATTTTGAGCAGCGTTGGAGAAAGGCAACAAAATGGTCAGAGTTGTCGCAGCGGTTCAAAAGGGTATCTCATTGGCATGATGATGCCTTAATAAAGATAGAACGGATCTCGTGGATACTTAGTCCATCCAAATCAATTCCAAATGATGACCCTATAATATGTGTTTCCAAGGAAGATGATCCTGAAAACTGGCATGTTCAGGTTAACTAGTCTGCACTTCCTGAAGTGAAGCTTATAGAATTTTATGATATTCATTTAGTTCTACAAAGTCTGAGCTATTTTATTCTGAAATTGACAGGTTTTCCGCTCAATTGATTCAGGGTCTTTGAAAGGATTTCCTAAAACTGCATATGATGCTGAAGCTCaggtttactatttttttaagtgaaaatgaACACCtaattgatgatttatttattgaCTCTAGATAATTTGCTTTTAGTGTAATATAATTACAGTGGCATGCCTcaatgaatttcattttttttaatattctgaTAATTGGGAAATTCTCTGTTTTTCACTTCTGTTGCAGAATCTTGTTTGTGCAAAGAATTTGGTTATAGACAAGAGCATCCAAACAGCATACATCCAGGCAATCAGATCTGCtcaacattttatatatattgagaacCAATATTTTCTTGGATCTTCATATGCATGGCCAAATTACAAAAATGCAGGTCAATATACCCATCTCTAAAATTAGTATGTTCAATGTTACATCGTCATACTCTATAAAGTGCTCAAAGTCAACATTGTGTTGTAAACATGTGTTGTGCGAGTGAAAAGTTCATGTGTCCAAAGCATATCATTCTGCACTTCCAACTGGATTTCACAACTGTATGTACTTTTTAcattctataaaattttccttaacAGACCTAAGATGGTGTGAGTTTATGTTATATTTCCATTTATGAATTATAAATGTAACAACTGCTTCCCTAATTATGCAAACATTTTGGCTGATATTATCCTTCTCAAATTTAAGCCGACATGATGATTTACTTAATGATCATATCTGCCTAAGATTCTAGTCATAAGCACCTTGTTTTCCTTCATTTCTCATCCATCAACCTCTTCCTCTAAGTCACTCTTTTTGCATTCGATCAGGTGCCGATAATTTAATTCCAATGGAGCTGGCATTAAAGATTGCTAGTAAGATTCGAGTGAAGGAGAAATTTGCAGTTTACATTGTCATACCTATGTGGCCTGAGGGTGTTCCCTCATCTGCCTCTGTGCAAGAAATTCTCTTTTGGCAGGTAATGCATACAATTATTTAACTAATAAATTACAAAGGAGATTAATAAGAAATTCTTGTGCAAGGTAAGGGTAAAAGTTGGTAAGGGAGATGCCAACAAGGAAATCAggctttgtttctttttttggtaatacATCTCATACTAGTCTTGCTTAATTATGGGATCATGGTCTAGGTAAACATTGTCAATTTATGCCCAGGTGGGTAtctctttataattttttgaatgtgcTTTCATATTGGTAGTGATACTCTATTTTTTCTTAAGAGTACTAATGAAAATCAGTGGTATAATCCACTTATTTTCCTCGCTTATCTGGCTTGGCATGGTTGTCCAAAACATTAAATCAAGTGGGTTTTAATCCATGAGGGAAAATGCGACTCATTTTTACTAGTAAAATTCagtttcattaatatttttaaatgccatATTATTTTAGTAATCTTGGTCTCTTGCTTTCCTCAGGCGCAGACAATGCAAATGATGTATGAAATCATAGCAGGAGAGTTGAAATCCATGCATCTTGAGAGTTCACATCCCCAAGACTACCTCAATTTCTATTGTCTTGGTAATCGAGAAGAACTACCGAAAGAAGCCTCACCTTCACCGAATCAATCATCCAAGAATGGAGATACGGTATcatacacttttttttccccttttgataATCAAGAGATCTTTTTCATTGAAACAAGCTGGTGTAAACCAGCAAACACAATACATACAAGATGGATAAACTAACAACAACCACTATGCAGCAAGAAATCTGGATAAAACTAGAGAAACACAATACAAACAAGCTGAAACTCAGCCTAATACAAAGAAAGGAAACAACCACTCTATCTAACATAACTACATCCACATAGATT is a genomic window of Quercus lobata isolate SW786 chromosome 2, ValleyOak3.0 Primary Assembly, whole genome shotgun sequence containing:
- the LOC115974560 gene encoding phospholipase D delta-like; amino-acid sequence: MGEVISEEAVVYLHGDLDLKIIEAKCLPNMDLVSERMRRFFVTFRTCHTQFNRKKQQQQQQHARHKIITSDPYVTVCLAGATVARTRVISNSQSPAWNERFKIPLAHPVSEVEFYVKDNDVFGADLIGVATVSARRILSGETISEWLPILNSLGKPPKPDASLRLEMRFTKCEDNPIYRIATDPDHFGVRNSYFPARKGGSVTLYQDAHVPESLLPEIELDGGKVFQHDRCWEDICHAILEAHHLVYIVGWSVFHKVKLVREPTRPLPCGGELSLGDLLKYKSQEGVRVLLLVWDDKTSHSKFFINTNGVMATHDEETRKFFKHSSVTCVLSPRYASSKLSIFKQQVVGTLFTHHQKCVIVDTQASGNNRKITSFIGGLDLCDGRYDTPEHRLFRDLDTVYENDYHNPTFSAGTKGPRQPWHDLHCKIEGPAAYDVLTNFEQRWRKATKWSELSQRFKRVSHWHDDALIKIERISWILSPSKSIPNDDPIICVSKEDDPENWHVQVFRSIDSGSLKGFPKTAYDAEAQNLVCAKNLVIDKSIQTAYIQAIRSAQHFIYIENQYFLGSSYAWPNYKNAGADNLIPMELALKIASKIRVKEKFAVYIVIPMWPEGVPSSASVQEILFWQAQTMQMMYEIIAGELKSMHLESSHPQDYLNFYCLGNREELPKEASPSPNQSSKNGDTVSASQKFQRFMIYVHAKGMIVDDEYVILGSANINQRSLAGSRDTEIAMGAYQPHHTWGKKKGHPHGQVYGYRMSLWAEHLGMLDDCFKEPENLDCVKSVNQIAEDNWRNFTAEDFTPLQGHLLRYPVQVDANGKVGPLPGQENFPDVGGKVIGSRTNLPDALTT